The Leptospira barantonii genome includes a region encoding these proteins:
- a CDS encoding PP2C family protein-serine/threonine phosphatase — MISSFLMKPILFGYFLLCLMAFELYSNPIDPDKVQLLSEGWEYQSNEGKHYKLILPGMGLTSQGFEIPIRGFYTVRVEYPLTLPSGSQGIFLDRIQSADRVYFNDKLIGKTGNLDPYDAAWFRSRLYKIPLEWIEKGKSNTIRVEIECRELGFHCGIFRGIPKMGDYDELKDALIQEDALQLVLIVLFLGVFLQQSISYLLNRQSRASIFLSLSAFLFVFWRIPLLHKMHYVDVPFGLLTRSFFSSQSVFPACILYFLYALFRKKTGVAAKIVMKSSLVLGALHLLDLDGTQRVILVYAWEGILVFMTLFLIPIFYEELRRRTMEALIMVGGVGLLAIFAIIDVVLDNLTGKNMFLSQYGFFALLITGAVSISYQNSRAHAELKKLNSTLEAKVEQRTAELKRQNRILHEELSMAADLQTRLIPQLDGRIHRLSVNSVYIPVEQVGGDFLDYHILNEKKVMFILCDVLGHGVASALVSSMIKVSFLELSRKLDEPSKILSELNNRMFQVLEKNFISALVCLYDLEKDEFRYSIAGHPPPVLIREDSAEPEFLKGRGMILGMMKTIEPETYTVALRTGDRFFFYTDGVTEALSPQREIFGEARLLEVLKNNFSRNPRNLNEEILSTVRSFSLSKIPDDLTYLTVDIL, encoded by the coding sequence TTGATTTCCTCTTTTCTTATGAAACCGATCCTCTTCGGATATTTTCTATTATGTCTAATGGCTTTCGAGTTATACTCGAATCCGATCGATCCGGATAAGGTTCAACTTCTTTCGGAGGGTTGGGAATACCAGAGTAACGAAGGCAAACATTATAAATTGATATTGCCCGGAATGGGTCTGACCAGTCAGGGTTTTGAAATTCCGATCCGAGGATTTTATACGGTTCGAGTGGAATATCCGCTAACGTTACCTTCGGGTTCGCAGGGAATTTTTTTGGATCGGATTCAATCCGCGGATCGGGTTTACTTCAACGATAAGCTGATCGGTAAAACGGGGAATTTGGATCCGTATGACGCGGCTTGGTTTAGAAGTCGATTGTATAAGATTCCTTTGGAGTGGATCGAAAAAGGAAAATCGAATACGATCCGGGTCGAGATAGAATGTAGGGAACTCGGTTTTCATTGCGGAATCTTCCGAGGAATTCCGAAGATGGGCGACTATGACGAACTGAAGGACGCGTTGATTCAGGAAGACGCGTTACAACTCGTGTTGATCGTTCTTTTTCTCGGAGTGTTTTTACAACAGTCTATCTCTTATCTTCTCAACAGACAATCGAGGGCGAGTATCTTTCTTTCCTTGTCCGCGTTTTTGTTCGTCTTCTGGAGAATTCCTCTTTTACACAAGATGCACTACGTCGATGTTCCGTTCGGACTTCTGACGAGATCTTTCTTCTCTTCTCAGAGCGTGTTCCCCGCTTGTATATTATATTTTTTGTATGCACTTTTCAGAAAAAAAACCGGGGTCGCCGCAAAGATCGTTATGAAGTCGAGTCTCGTGCTCGGAGCTTTGCATCTTCTCGATCTGGACGGAACACAAAGGGTGATTCTCGTTTATGCTTGGGAAGGAATTCTCGTTTTTATGACGCTCTTTCTCATCCCAATCTTTTACGAAGAATTGAGAAGAAGGACGATGGAAGCCCTCATCATGGTCGGGGGTGTGGGATTGCTCGCTATCTTTGCGATCATCGACGTGGTCTTGGACAATCTTACGGGGAAGAATATGTTCTTATCCCAGTATGGATTTTTCGCGCTTTTGATCACGGGGGCGGTGAGTATTTCGTATCAAAACTCAAGAGCCCACGCGGAACTCAAAAAATTGAATTCCACCCTGGAAGCGAAGGTGGAACAAAGAACCGCCGAACTCAAACGGCAAAACCGGATTCTTCACGAAGAATTATCGATGGCGGCCGATCTTCAGACTCGATTGATTCCGCAGTTGGACGGAAGGATTCATAGGCTTTCGGTCAACTCGGTTTACATTCCTGTCGAGCAGGTCGGTGGCGATTTTTTAGATTATCATATTCTAAATGAGAAAAAGGTAATGTTCATTCTTTGCGACGTTCTCGGTCACGGAGTTGCGTCGGCGTTGGTTTCTTCGATGATTAAGGTTTCATTTTTGGAACTCAGTCGTAAACTCGACGAACCTTCCAAAATTCTTTCGGAACTCAACAACAGAATGTTTCAGGTTTTGGAGAAGAATTTTATCTCCGCCCTCGTTTGTCTTTACGATTTGGAAAAGGACGAATTCAGATATTCCATCGCGGGTCATCCTCCTCCCGTTTTGATTCGGGAAGATTCTGCGGAACCCGAGTTTCTCAAAGGAAGGGGAATGATCCTGGGAATGATGAAAACGATCGAACCGGAAACGTATACGGTCGCGCTTCGAACCGGGGATCGATTCTTTTTTTATACGGACGGCGTTACGGAAGCGCTCAGTCCTCAACGGGAAATTTTCGGAGAGGCCAGATTGTTGGAAGTGCTCAAGAATAATTTTTCCAGAAATCCGAGAAACTTGAACGAAGAGATTCTTTCCACGGTGAGATCTTTTTCCCTTTCCAAGATTCCGGACGATCTGACGTACTTGACTGTGGATATATTGTAG
- a CDS encoding tyrosine-type recombinase/integrase yields MDLTQENRLTNLRNPNLPNVNTRNSYYLQIKQFNVWNQGQSITPERIQIYLNYLKSKGVRAATVRAAKSALKKGIKTSLPGKANSLVFLSLLDSTFKEMKVDSTKYSVKQSAVLTKKEVSLLCKNTPKKLSLMIKAFYNSGFRVSELTRIRIKDCSVSNDSLAITIIRKRGKEITIQNAFPVRLYQEVLKTFHNGFISPKEFLFKNLRSINGYYSRQFLWQEINKYSKRILGKPFSVHGCRHSHASSLLLAGVTIPAIAERLSHEDISTTAKYYLHAKLNPKTLEKVFIK; encoded by the coding sequence ATGGATCTTACGCAAGAAAATCGTCTTACTAATCTTCGAAATCCTAACTTACCGAACGTAAATACTCGCAACTCTTATTACCTACAAATTAAACAGTTCAACGTTTGGAACCAAGGGCAGTCGATTACTCCAGAAAGAATCCAAATCTATCTAAATTATTTAAAAAGTAAAGGTGTTCGAGCAGCCACCGTCCGAGCTGCAAAGTCGGCTCTTAAAAAAGGAATAAAAACTTCCCTACCTGGAAAAGCCAATAGTCTCGTCTTTCTAAGTTTGTTAGATTCTACTTTTAAAGAAATGAAAGTGGACTCTACGAAATATTCTGTTAAACAATCAGCAGTCTTAACCAAAAAAGAAGTCTCGCTATTATGCAAAAATACTCCTAAAAAGTTATCTTTGATGATAAAGGCTTTTTATAATTCTGGATTTCGCGTATCAGAACTTACACGGATTAGGATTAAAGACTGTTCGGTCTCAAATGATTCCTTAGCCATCACGATTATTCGAAAGCGCGGGAAAGAAATAACTATTCAAAACGCGTTTCCCGTTAGACTTTATCAAGAAGTACTAAAAACCTTTCATAACGGATTCATAAGTCCTAAAGAGTTTCTATTTAAGAATTTGAGATCAATTAACGGGTATTATTCTAGGCAATTCTTATGGCAGGAAATAAATAAATACTCTAAAAGAATATTAGGAAAACCATTCTCAGTTCATGGCTGCCGTCATTCTCACGCCAGCAGTCTACTCTTAGCTGGAGTAACGATTCCAGCAATAGCAGAAAGACTTTCACATGAGGATATTAGCACCACTGCGAAATACTATCTGCATGCGAAATTAAATCCAAAAACTTTAGAAAAAGTTTTTATTAAATAA
- a CDS encoding DNA cytosine methyltransferase, which yields MAKIIDLFCGVGGLSLGATRAGFELLYGMDKDEIALETHRKNFPNAKHILTDINLLSPNEFADRYVNRNVAGIIGGPPCQGFSVMGKRDVADPRNNLLTQFMKYVRAARPLFFMFENVPGLMHPRYNHIIKKSFDIVSNEYNIIGPVLLNAKEFGVPTDRMRIFCVGFLKGKSRKINENLVLAPPRGQKPISVSQAFKGLPIKINNANDQMEDWKIIKKNLNEPYSKFIYSKIPANVGDAESLKRFKLKNEVSGFIGTAHSEEVIKRWSKIKAGQRDSVSGCKRLDPKGQSPTIRAGTGPDKGSFQAVRPLHPSENRVITPREAARLQGFPDWFLFHSTKWHSFRHIGNSVSPIVAEEILSRIIKVI from the coding sequence ATGGCTAAAATTATAGATCTATTTTGTGGTGTTGGTGGATTAAGTCTGGGGGCAACCAGGGCAGGATTTGAATTATTGTATGGGATGGATAAGGATGAAATAGCCCTTGAAACACATAGAAAGAATTTTCCAAATGCAAAACATATTTTAACTGACATCAACTTACTTTCACCGAATGAGTTTGCTGATAGATACGTGAATCGTAATGTTGCCGGAATTATTGGCGGTCCTCCTTGCCAAGGATTTAGTGTGATGGGTAAAAGAGACGTTGCGGATCCTAGGAATAATTTACTTACTCAATTCATGAAATATGTCCGTGCAGCTCGTCCATTATTTTTTATGTTCGAAAATGTTCCTGGATTAATGCATCCTAGATATAATCATATTATAAAAAAAAGTTTTGATATAGTTAGTAATGAATATAATATTATTGGCCCTGTCTTATTAAATGCTAAGGAATTTGGTGTTCCGACGGATAGAATGCGAATATTTTGTGTTGGTTTTTTAAAAGGAAAGTCGAGAAAAATCAATGAAAATTTAGTATTGGCTCCTCCTAGAGGTCAAAAGCCGATATCTGTTAGCCAAGCTTTTAAGGGACTTCCGATAAAAATTAACAATGCCAACGATCAAATGGAGGATTGGAAAATAATTAAGAAAAACCTTAATGAGCCATATTCAAAATTTATTTATAGTAAAATACCTGCAAACGTTGGTGATGCAGAATCCTTAAAGAGATTCAAATTAAAGAATGAGGTTTCGGGTTTTATTGGGACTGCTCATTCAGAAGAAGTTATTAAAAGATGGTCTAAAATAAAAGCTGGACAAAGAGATTCTGTTTCAGGATGTAAAAGATTAGATCCAAAAGGCCAGAGTCCAACAATACGTGCTGGAACCGGTCCGGATAAAGGAAGTTTTCAAGCGGTTCGTCCACTTCATCCAAGTGAGAATAGAGTGATTACTCCTCGTGAAGCAGCACGTCTTCAAGGATTTCCTGATTGGTTTTTATTTCACTCAACTAAATGGCATAGTTTTCGCCATATTGGGAATAGCGTTAGTCCAATAGTAGCTGAAGAGATTTTATCGAGAATTATTAAGGTTATTTGA
- a CDS encoding O-methyltransferase, whose protein sequence is MSGGFIPYHIRPNKSIDRHLFMELLRYVDKKKPIREYAYIGFGGNSLEDFKIIHQTFGNKYLISLEESESVYKRQLFNKPVRTIICKKLKSIDFINRLSTNKSTITWLDFADPKLIGPQINELRTLLSKLADFDVVKITLNANINCLGEAKDISEEEIIRTGKEKLEILRNRRLEKLKNRLRDHLPSTTESAKMNDEEYPKVLLDALRIATQKAFEGNSDRLFLPLSSFIYKDSLHKMLTLTGIIIPSENVSEFLQETAIDSWEFYSNDWNKIVELNAPGLTIKEKLWLDKEIPVRKFESLIKKIPFDLDEEESKHESIIKDYIKLYRYYPHFTRITL, encoded by the coding sequence ATGAGTGGAGGATTTATACCCTATCATATACGACCAAATAAATCGATTGATAGGCATCTTTTTATGGAGTTACTAAGATATGTTGATAAGAAAAAACCAATCAGAGAATACGCATACATTGGTTTTGGAGGTAATTCATTAGAAGATTTTAAAATAATACATCAGACTTTTGGGAATAAATATCTAATTTCTTTAGAAGAAAGTGAATCTGTATATAAAAGACAATTGTTTAATAAACCAGTTCGTACTATTATTTGCAAAAAATTAAAATCTATAGATTTTATTAATCGTCTTTCGACAAATAAATCGACAATTACTTGGTTGGACTTTGCTGACCCAAAACTCATAGGTCCGCAAATAAATGAATTGCGGACTCTTCTTTCTAAACTAGCCGATTTCGATGTAGTCAAAATTACCTTGAATGCAAATATTAATTGTCTCGGAGAAGCTAAAGATATTTCCGAGGAGGAAATTATAAGGACTGGAAAAGAAAAACTTGAAATACTAAGAAATAGAAGATTAGAAAAGCTAAAAAATAGACTTAGAGATCATCTTCCTTCTACTACCGAAAGTGCCAAAATGAATGACGAAGAATACCCAAAAGTTTTGTTAGACGCTTTACGAATCGCAACTCAGAAAGCCTTTGAAGGAAATTCAGATCGTCTTTTTTTACCATTATCAAGCTTTATTTACAAAGATTCCCTTCATAAAATGCTTACACTCACGGGCATTATAATCCCTTCCGAGAATGTATCGGAATTTCTTCAAGAAACAGCGATAGATTCGTGGGAATTCTATTCGAATGATTGGAATAAAATAGTAGAGCTTAATGCACCGGGACTAACTATAAAAGAAAAGCTTTGGTTAGATAAAGAAATACCCGTCCGTAAATTCGAATCTCTAATCAAAAAAATACCTTTTGATCTAGATGAGGAAGAAAGCAAACACGAAAGCATAATAAAAGACTACATTAAGTTATACAGGTACTACCCTCACTTTACTAGAATAACACTTTAA
- a CDS encoding SIR2 family protein, with protein MNQIFNNNNVYVLGAGFSKDANMPLTKDFLIRMREAAEWLETNEDSRSIKHIRDVFDFRLKASGAAYRVNINIEDIEQLFSLAAAKEIYSFNEAIVESIAATLNYCEKTGDRKNIDLTISKEFANKIPKANLKTNNLSDTYSSDSYDFYIGNMLGLFKKNNVVTNNTFISFNYDTVLENSIWNLGHKVSYGIKGIDAPSELHDSDSGIKVLKLHGSINWKLKPNSSGLFIQAFRNYDDSSKSKGDRILLPPTWQKTFSGHLQYVWNNAISAISTATRLIIIGFSIPETDIHFKYLLSAGLQDNISLREILFVNPMEEDEFTDKAKKIFHSSFLETGIVRHVKSTASEYLKQYNHLDRINRRPDL; from the coding sequence ATGAATCAGATATTTAATAATAACAATGTGTATGTATTGGGTGCAGGCTTCTCTAAGGATGCGAATATGCCTTTAACAAAGGACTTTCTAATTCGAATGAGAGAAGCAGCGGAATGGTTAGAAACGAATGAAGATTCGCGATCAATCAAACATATTAGAGATGTTTTTGATTTTAGGCTGAAGGCTTCGGGAGCGGCTTATCGAGTAAATATAAATATTGAAGATATAGAACAGCTTTTTTCATTAGCAGCGGCAAAAGAAATATACTCCTTTAATGAAGCTATTGTTGAAAGTATTGCCGCTACTCTAAATTACTGTGAAAAAACCGGCGATCGTAAAAATATTGACCTAACTATAAGTAAAGAGTTTGCGAATAAGATACCAAAAGCAAATTTAAAAACCAATAATCTATCCGATACATATTCTTCTGATAGTTATGATTTCTATATAGGCAACATGCTCGGCTTATTTAAAAAGAATAACGTCGTTACCAATAATACTTTTATATCGTTTAATTACGATACTGTGTTAGAGAATAGCATTTGGAATTTAGGGCATAAAGTTAGTTATGGGATAAAAGGAATTGATGCACCGTCTGAATTGCATGATTCGGACAGTGGAATAAAAGTTTTAAAATTACATGGATCGATAAATTGGAAATTGAAGCCTAATTCAAGTGGACTATTTATTCAAGCATTTCGAAATTATGATGATTCATCTAAGTCAAAGGGAGATAGAATCCTTTTACCTCCTACGTGGCAAAAAACATTTTCTGGGCATTTACAGTATGTCTGGAATAATGCCATTTCTGCTATTTCAACTGCTACTCGGCTGATCATTATTGGCTTTTCAATACCGGAGACCGATATCCATTTTAAATATCTTCTTTCCGCTGGATTACAGGATAATATTTCGCTTAGAGAAATATTGTTTGTTAATCCTATGGAAGAGGATGAATTCACTGACAAAGCTAAAAAAATATTCCATAGTTCATTTTTGGAAACGGGAATCGTTCGCCATGTAAAGTCGACGGCCTCTGAATATTTAAAACAATATAATCATCTGGATAGAATAAACAGAAGGCCCGATTTATAA
- a CDS encoding helix-turn-helix domain-containing protein yields the protein MWVSKKEFSIESDEFRKKLGNKIQSLRKVREITQEDMDDGTEISVHFRTIQEIESGRANTTINTILKIAKRFKVKPKDLLDI from the coding sequence ATGTGGGTGAGCAAAAAAGAATTTTCTATAGAAAGTGACGAATTTCGAAAAAAATTAGGAAACAAAATTCAATCTTTACGAAAAGTAAGAGAAATTACTCAGGAAGATATGGACGACGGAACAGAAATTTCCGTCCATTTTCGGACTATTCAAGAGATCGAATCCGGTCGAGCAAATACTACGATCAATACAATTTTAAAAATAGCTAAAAGATTTAAAGTGAAACCGAAAGATTTACTCGATATATAG